In Patagioenas fasciata isolate bPatFas1 chromosome 2, bPatFas1.hap1, whole genome shotgun sequence, a single window of DNA contains:
- the LOC136098867 gene encoding vasoactive intestinal polypeptide receptor 1-like: protein MLSLCWLLLPLAEGIHPECKIFQQVVREEALCLEKNESVSPDLKGCARDWDGLTCWPRATFGEVVKVPCPRFFEEITHIHGFLQRNCTQDAYWSEPFPPYTIACGFDEGSSKGPEDQKSYYSAFWRVYTAGYAASVTSLITALIVFATFRKFHCTRNYIHMHLFVSFILRAIAVFTKDAVLFADENMDHCLMSTVACKAAVAFFQFSILANFFWLLIEGIYLQTLLLLTFVSDKQYVWWFIFTGWGAPTAVMVAWVLTRIHQQNTGCWDDEENGVVLWIIKGPILLTVLINFIIFINVIRILVHKLKSQKRGGSHSSHFVRLAKSTLLLIPLFGVHYIVFAFFPESTGLEARLYIELGLGSFQGFVVALLYCFSNAEVQSELKKQLCKWKYQEYLSFTHKHGTLSRENSPVNYVTQLSLLEKISPKRKTSVYQNGVTSV, encoded by the exons GATGCGCCAGAGATTGGGACGGTCTAACCTGCTGGCCCAGAGCCACTTTTGGGGAGGTGGTTAAAGTTCCCTGTCCCAGATTTTTTGAAGAAATCACCCATATTCATG GCTTCCTTCAGAGAAATTGTACACAGGATGCATATTGGTCAGAACCATTCCCACCATACACCATTGCCTGTGGATTTGATGAAGGTTCCAGTAAAGGTCCTGAGGATCAG AAATCATACTATTCTGCATTTTGGCGTGTCTACACTGCTGGCTATGCAGCATCAGTGACTTCACTCATTACAGCTCTAATCGTCTTTGCTACCTTCAG AAAATTCCACTGCACACGGAATTACATCCATATGCACTTGTTTGTCTCCTTTATCCTGAGAGCAATTGCTGTTTTCACGAAAGATGCTGTTTTGTTTGCAGATGAAAATATGGACCACTGCCTTATGTCAACG GTTGCTTGTAAAGCTGCTGTGGCATTCTTCCAGTTCAGTATTTTAGCCAATTTCTTCTGGCTTCTTATAGAAGGGATATACCTGCAAACACTGCTTTTGCTGACTTTTGTTTCGGACAAGCAGTATGTATGGTGGTTCATATTTACTGGCTGGG GAGCTCCCACTGCTGTGATGGTTGCTTGGGTCCTCACAAGAATTCATCAACAAAATACCGG atgtTGGGATGATGAAGAAAATGGAGTGGTGTTATGGATCATCAAAGGCCCCATTCTGCTAACTGTAtta ATTaactttattatatttattaatgTAATCAGAATTCTAGTGCACAAATTGAAATCTCAAAAGCGAGGAGGGAGCCATTCAAGTCATTTTGT GAGACTTGCTAAATCCACGTTACTTTTGATCCCCCTCTTTGGAGTGCACTATATTGTATTTGCATTTTTCCCAGAAAGCACTGGTCTGGAAGCTCGTCTTTACATTGAGTTGGGCTTGGGTTCTTTTCAG GGTTTTGTTGTTGCACTTCTATATTGCTTCTCAAATGCAGAG GTTCAAAGTGAACTCAAGAAGCAACTGTGCAAATGGAAGTATCAAGAATACTTGAGCTTCACACACAAACATGGGACATTGTCCAGGGAAAACAGTCCAGTCAACTATGTCACTCAATTATCACTGCTTGAAAAAATCAGCCCGAAAAGGAAAACATCTGTGTACCAGAATGGTGTAACTTCTGTCTGA